The proteins below come from a single Patescibacteria group bacterium genomic window:
- a CDS encoding DNA-directed RNA polymerase subunit alpha yields the protein MTEIQLPQQIKYTEKDDKSGIIVVEPLYPGYGLTVGNALRRVLISSLSGSAVTGIKIKGVDHEFSTIKHVKEDVVDIILNIKQLRLKLVSGDTGVVHLKVKGEKVVTAADIKESAEVKVANKDLVIATLTDKTAELDMELTVENGLGYSPVEARGKEKYEIGVIAIDAIFTPVLKARFDIENVRVGKMTNYDKLTLEIETDGTLTPLEVFKSASSILVDHFEFLKSYDKKKESKKEENESESSEEKPVEEKEEVKK from the coding sequence ATGACAGAAATCCAACTACCACAACAAATAAAGTATACTGAGAAAGATGATAAATCAGGGATTATCGTGGTAGAGCCACTATACCCTGGTTATGGTCTGACTGTCGGAAATGCCCTGCGGAGAGTGCTTATTTCGTCACTTTCCGGGTCAGCGGTCACCGGTATCAAAATAAAAGGTGTCGATCATGAGTTTTCCACTATCAAACATGTGAAGGAAGACGTGGTTGATATCATATTAAATATCAAACAGCTACGCCTCAAACTTGTTTCTGGTGATACCGGAGTTGTTCATCTGAAAGTAAAGGGTGAAAAAGTAGTTACAGCTGCAGATATAAAAGAATCAGCAGAGGTAAAGGTTGCAAATAAGGATTTAGTGATCGCAACACTTACCGATAAGACAGCAGAGCTTGATATGGAATTGACTGTAGAAAACGGGCTCGGCTATTCTCCGGTGGAAGCACGAGGCAAAGAAAAGTATGAGATAGGTGTAATTGCAATTGACGCAATATTTACACCGGTTTTAAAAGCAAGATTTGATATAGAAAATGTCCGTGTTGGTAAAATGACTAATTACGATAAACTAACACTGGAAATTGAGACAGATGGAACGTTGACTCCCTTAGAGGTATTCAAAAGTGCATCCAGCATCCTTGTTGATCACTTTGAATTTTTGAAATCATACGATAAGAAAAAGGAGTCGAAAAAAGAGGAAAATGAATCGGAGAGTTCGGAGGAAAAGCCGGTTGAGGAAAAAGAAGAAGTAAAGAAATAG
- the rpsM gene encoding 30S ribosomal protein S13: protein MARIAGVTLPKEKVIEISLTYIFGIGRVLSRKILKQANIKPGMRTHELTDDQANVLREIIEKNYRVEGDLKREVLTNIKRLKETGSYRGSRHAKGLPVRGQRTKTNTRTVRGNVRKTVGSGRKVADQKT, encoded by the coding sequence ATGGCAAGAATAGCCGGGGTTACACTACCAAAGGAAAAAGTAATCGAAATATCACTAACATATATTTTTGGTATTGGCAGAGTGTTGTCAAGAAAAATATTAAAACAGGCAAACATAAAGCCGGGAATGCGCACTCATGAATTAACCGATGACCAGGCGAATGTACTCAGAGAAATTATTGAGAAAAATTACAGAGTTGAAGGTGATTTAAAAAGAGAAGTTTTAACAAATATTAAAAGACTGAAAGAAACCGGCAGCTATCGTGGTTCCAGGCACGCAAAGGGGCTTCCTGTACGCGGACAGAGAACAAAGACTAACACCAGGACTGTTCGTGGAAATGTAAGAAAAACAGTCGGAAGCGGTAGAAAAGTTGCGGATCAAAAAACATAA
- a CDS encoding type IV secretion system DNA-binding domain-containing protein: protein MPNHNDITVFAETNFRNKRVRFGIKEDDRRRHVYLIGKTGVGKSNCIENMVISDIHRGRGVALVDPHGESVEKVIKFIPSNRINDVVYFNPSDTEHPIAFNILEEVNPQYKNLIASGLVGVFKKIWADSWGPRLEYILMNTILALLENPGSTLLGITRLLVDKNYRKKIISNLTDPIVKAFWVDEYANYNERFRTEAISPIQNKVGQFLSSSIIRNIVGQPKSTIDMRVIMDTKKILLMNLAKGRIGEENSALLGAMMITKLQLAAMSRVDIAEETREDFYLYVDEFQNFSTESFANILSEARKYRLNLTIAHQYIEQLGDVVKAAVFGNVGTIICFRVGAEDAEFLEKEFEPYFLLNDLVNLPKYNVYLKLMIDGVASAPFSATILPPIEGETGNLNKIIVSSRERYARPVAVVEEKILRWSGVEEMYKASAENESEIQKPRQSTSAQIAPVAKTETPKIKSVVRITEKPSEPVVNVQVPEKVLVDPKVEPEIDIPPTEINLNDALQQGPISFSDAMKRNTEPNQNANHRNSNNRKKKKRKNFNPPSVNKPMPHIELKGQDGQKSQNTSTEHVMKQGQSIKLD, encoded by the coding sequence ATGCCGAATCACAATGATATAACAGTTTTTGCGGAGACGAACTTTCGTAATAAAAGAGTCCGTTTTGGTATCAAAGAAGATGACCGGAGGCGCCACGTCTATCTGATCGGAAAAACCGGTGTCGGTAAATCAAACTGTATTGAAAACATGGTGATTTCTGATATTCACCGAGGCAGGGGAGTTGCGCTCGTGGATCCGCACGGAGAATCGGTTGAAAAAGTAATTAAATTTATTCCGTCCAATAGAATTAATGATGTTGTTTACTTCAATCCATCTGATACAGAACATCCGATTGCTTTTAATATACTTGAAGAAGTAAATCCACAATATAAAAATTTGATAGCATCCGGGCTGGTTGGTGTTTTCAAGAAGATATGGGCGGATTCATGGGGGCCAAGACTAGAATACATTTTAATGAATACCATCCTGGCTTTGCTGGAAAATCCGGGAAGTACGCTACTGGGTATAACCAGATTACTGGTTGATAAAAATTATCGTAAAAAGATTATATCAAATCTGACCGACCCGATCGTCAAAGCATTTTGGGTTGATGAATATGCAAACTATAATGAACGGTTTAGAACAGAAGCGATTTCACCGATTCAAAACAAGGTAGGACAATTTCTTTCCAGTTCAATCATTCGGAATATTGTTGGACAGCCAAAAAGTACTATCGATATGAGAGTCATTATGGACACAAAAAAAATCCTGCTTATGAATCTTGCGAAAGGAAGAATTGGTGAAGAAAACTCAGCTTTACTTGGCGCAATGATGATAACAAAACTTCAACTGGCGGCAATGAGCAGGGTGGATATTGCTGAAGAGACAAGGGAAGATTTTTATTTGTATGTTGACGAATTCCAGAACTTTTCTACGGAAAGCTTTGCAAATATACTTTCAGAAGCAAGAAAATACCGATTGAATTTAACTATTGCTCATCAGTACATAGAACAGCTGGGTGATGTGGTTAAAGCCGCGGTATTCGGCAACGTAGGAACTATAATCTGCTTCAGGGTCGGAGCTGAGGATGCGGAATTTTTGGAAAAGGAATTTGAGCCGTATTTTCTACTAAACGATCTGGTAAACCTGCCAAAATATAATGTTTACCTGAAATTAATGATTGATGGAGTCGCTTCAGCGCCTTTTAGCGCAACGATACTGCCACCAATTGAGGGTGAGACCGGAAATTTGAACAAGATTATTGTTTCCTCGCGTGAAAGATATGCAAGACCTGTGGCAGTAGTTGAAGAAAAAATATTAAGATGGAGCGGTGTTGAAGAAATGTATAAAGCATCTGCAGAAAATGAAAGTGAAATTCAGAAACCCAGGCAATCAACAAGTGCTCAAATCGCACCTGTTGCCAAAACCGAAACCCCTAAGATTAAATCAGTAGTCAGAATAACGGAGAAGCCGTCCGAGCCCGTTGTAAATGTTCAGGTGCCTGAGAAGGTATTGGTCGATCCAAAAGTTGAGCCGGAGATTGATATTCCACCTACTGAGATTAACTTAAATGATGCGCTTCAGCAGGGCCCGATATCCTTCAGTGATGCTATGAAACGAAATACAGAACCAAATCAGAATGCAAATCATAGAAATAGTAATAATCGCAAAAAGAAAAAAAGAAAAAATTTCAATCCGCCGTCTGTTAATAAACCGATGCCCCATATTGAACTGAAAGGACAGGATGGTCAGAAAAGTCAGAATACATCAACTGAACATGTGATGAAACAGGGGCAAAGTATAAAATTGGACTAG
- the rpsD gene encoding 30S ribosomal protein S4, translated as MARNLDPKCKRCRREGEKLFLKGEKCFSPKCPMLKRNYPPGMHGPKQQQSRKSQYGIQLREKQKVKTIYAILEKQFRNYVQKAMRNPGDSGENLMTLLESRLDNVVYRLGFAQSRGVARQLVSHNHILVNDKKVNIPSYNISVGDTISIKSSSKKIFENLDKKTQKNDTPSWLECDLKELKAKVMGKPVYDQVKQTLNIPLIIEFYSR; from the coding sequence ATGGCAAGAAATCTTGATCCAAAATGCAAAAGATGTAGAAGAGAAGGTGAAAAACTGTTTCTTAAGGGAGAAAAGTGTTTTTCGCCAAAATGCCCTATGCTGAAAAGAAATTATCCACCGGGAATGCACGGCCCGAAGCAACAGCAATCACGTAAGAGTCAGTATGGAATTCAATTGAGAGAAAAGCAGAAGGTTAAAACCATCTATGCAATTCTTGAAAAGCAATTCAGGAATTACGTCCAGAAAGCAATGAGGAATCCGGGGGATAGTGGAGAAAACCTTATGACATTGCTTGAATCAAGACTGGATAATGTAGTTTACAGACTTGGTTTTGCACAATCCAGAGGTGTCGCCAGACAACTGGTATCTCATAATCATATCTTGGTTAATGATAAAAAGGTAAATATTCCTTCATATAACATAAGCGTCGGTGATACAATATCAATTAAAAGTTCCAGTAAAAAGATATTTGAAAATCTTGATAAAAAAACACAAAAAAATGATACGCCATCTTGGCTGGAATGTGATTTAAAGGAGCTAAAGGCAAAAGTTATGGGGAAACCTGTTTATGACCAGGTGAAACAAACTTTAAATATTCCTTTAATTATAGAATTTTATTCTAGGTAA
- a CDS encoding flippase, with protein MEISSNGRIARNTTLLTGAFIFQKVLSFFYFAYISRQLGSDSIGKYVWALSFAGIFALFIEFGLGPVLTREISRDYEKAKDYLSSVLGIKILFSGIVALAIILSAIAMGRDALTMQVIYVAVAIVILDSFTFSFYAIFRAYQKLHFEAIGLTIYQIIIVGAGIAGVVFGLSIRGVVGAVLLGSIFNFTYSLCLIIYKAKLHLRIKWDKKIVGTLLKIAIPFAIAGIFFKVNNEIDKVLLGVMAGDKYVGWYSIASKFNMSLTFIPGAVATSFYPAMSRYFVTSKNDLAHTFEKAMIYLMGVSLPIATGSFVLAERIILKLYGPAFSASIIAFQIIISGLVFVFLNYPIGNFLNACNKQKINSINMGIATAINIILNVILIPKHTYIGASIAAVVSAVVLILLGMPWVGKIAPYNKKLLFTKFIKLLFSSVAMGILLYLLKDDLSILLLMPIGILIYVILIFAIKAVSVKDLKAVLLSVFKKKNAENTTNNN; from the coding sequence ATGGAGATATCTTCAAATGGCAGAATAGCCAGAAATACGACATTATTGACAGGAGCCTTTATTTTTCAAAAGGTTCTGTCTTTTTTTTATTTTGCGTATATTTCACGCCAGCTTGGCAGTGACAGTATCGGTAAATACGTTTGGGCGCTGTCTTTTGCTGGTATCTTCGCGCTTTTTATCGAGTTTGGTCTTGGCCCTGTTTTAACAAGAGAGATATCAAGGGATTATGAAAAGGCAAAGGATTATTTATCGTCAGTCTTAGGGATTAAAATATTATTTTCAGGTATTGTTGCATTGGCTATCATTTTATCAGCAATTGCCATGGGCAGAGACGCTCTCACGATGCAGGTCATCTACGTGGCTGTCGCGATCGTTATTCTGGATTCCTTTACATTCTCGTTCTATGCGATATTCCGCGCATATCAGAAGCTGCATTTCGAGGCTATTGGACTCACAATATATCAGATAATCATTGTTGGTGCCGGTATCGCCGGAGTCGTTTTTGGTTTATCGATAAGGGGGGTTGTTGGTGCAGTTTTACTGGGTAGCATTTTTAATTTTACTTATTCACTATGCTTAATTATTTATAAAGCAAAGCTTCATTTGAGGATTAAATGGGATAAAAAAATAGTCGGTACGCTTTTGAAAATTGCTATTCCGTTTGCAATCGCCGGAATATTTTTTAAAGTTAATAATGAAATTGATAAAGTTTTGCTCGGCGTTATGGCAGGTGATAAGTATGTCGGCTGGTATTCAATTGCATCTAAATTCAATATGTCGCTGACATTTATTCCTGGTGCGGTCGCAACAAGTTTTTATCCTGCCATGAGCAGATATTTTGTGACATCTAAAAATGATCTGGCGCATACATTTGAAAAAGCGATGATTTATCTGATGGGAGTAAGTCTGCCGATTGCTACCGGATCTTTCGTGCTTGCTGAAAGAATAATATTAAAACTTTACGGTCCGGCATTCTCGGCATCAATTATTGCGTTTCAGATTATTATTTCCGGACTGGTGTTTGTTTTCTTGAATTACCCCATAGGTAATTTTCTCAACGCCTGCAATAAGCAAAAAATAAACTCTATAAATATGGGGATTGCGACGGCAATTAATATTATCCTCAATGTAATACTGATTCCGAAGCATACCTATATTGGCGCAAGCATTGCAGCTGTAGTAAGCGCAGTCGTATTAATACTGCTCGGAATGCCATGGGTAGGTAAGATTGCTCCATATAACAAGAAACTGCTTTTTACCAAGTTTATAAAACTGTTATTTTCGAGTGTTGCGATGGGAATACTGCTGTATTTGTTAAAAGATGATTTATCAATTTTATTGTTAATGCCCATTGGAATACTTATTTACGTTATATTAATATTTGCGATTAAAGCAGTTTCGGTAAAAGATCTAAAGGCCGTTTTATTGTCAGTATTCAAAAAGAAAAATGCTGAAAACACTACTAATAACAACTGA
- the infA gene encoding translation initiation factor IF-1, with amino-acid sequence MQNANTSDDRVRKNSSANKKGFIEVSGVVEELLPSTTFKVKLENGHEILAHLSGKMRMHRIRILPGDEVTVELTPYDLTKGRITYRK; translated from the coding sequence ATTCAGAACGCAAATACTTCTGACGATAGGGTCAGAAAAAATTCTTCGGCAAATAAAAAAGGTTTTATTGAAGTATCCGGAGTTGTAGAAGAACTGCTGCCGAGCACAACATTCAAGGTAAAACTTGAGAATGGTCATGAAATTCTGGCTCATTTGTCCGGAAAAATGCGAATGCATCGGATAAGAATTTTACCGGGTGATGAAGTTACCGTTGAACTTACACCATACGACCTAACAAAAGGAAGAATAACTTACAGAAAATAG
- the rplM gene encoding 50S ribosomal protein L13 has translation MKKKNNTVVPKPHIYRIDAEGKSIGRVASDIAFSVQGKRLVSFSPEKLAHVVVVVSNAGKVSTTGNKMNDKLYHKYSGYPGGITTKNMDELFKKDPEQLIIKVVRNMLPKNKLRPRMLKNIQFKK, from the coding sequence ATGAAAAAGAAAAATAATACAGTGGTACCAAAGCCACACATATACAGAATAGACGCTGAAGGAAAATCGATCGGCAGAGTTGCTTCTGATATTGCTTTTTCCGTTCAAGGAAAGAGACTTGTTTCGTTTTCGCCGGAAAAACTGGCGCACGTTGTCGTAGTTGTTTCTAATGCAGGTAAAGTTTCAACAACCGGCAATAAAATGAACGATAAGCTCTACCACAAATACAGCGGATATCCGGGCGGTATTACCACAAAAAATATGGATGAATTGTTTAAAAAAGATCCGGAACAGCTTATAATAAAAGTTGTAAGAAATATGCTACCGAAGAACAAGCTACGTCCAAGAATGCTAAAAAATATACAGTTTAAAAAATAG
- the mnmA gene encoding tRNA 2-thiouridine(34) synthase MnmA: MKKLSKKYRVFVGMSGGVDSSVAAYLLKKAGHDVVGVFMKNWTETMVSDANLINTNENLCPWIADQRDMRKVCAKLNIPFYTFDFEKEYKDKVIEYFYDSYRKGITPNPDIMCNKEIKFKIFLEKCFQLGADYIATGHYAQIRNVPSAETGEKFQLLKSKDSNKDQSYFLCTLNQFQLSKTLFPVGSYSKTNIRSIAKKIGLSTHDKKDSQGICFIGEVDLREFLKIRIKENPGEIRTTTGEIIGKHIGLPFYTIGQRKGINIGGGIPYYVVAKDSNANELIVAKGSLNPKLFCRTLTADNIHWIDREPKYPYKCTAKIRYRQTDQKVTITKVGKNVLFAEFNEKQRAITPGQSIVFYDRNVLIGSAVIT, from the coding sequence ATGAAAAAGCTATCTAAAAAGTATAGAGTATTTGTCGGAATGAGTGGAGGCGTTGACTCATCAGTTGCCGCCTATTTGCTTAAAAAGGCCGGTCATGATGTAGTTGGCGTATTTATGAAGAACTGGACCGAAACTATGGTTAGCGATGCAAATTTGATAAATACGAATGAAAATCTTTGCCCTTGGATAGCTGATCAAAGGGATATGAGAAAAGTCTGTGCCAAATTAAACATCCCTTTTTATACTTTTGATTTTGAAAAAGAATATAAGGATAAAGTAATTGAATATTTTTATGACAGCTACAGGAAAGGTATAACACCGAATCCTGATATCATGTGCAACAAAGAGATTAAATTTAAAATATTTTTAGAAAAATGTTTCCAGCTGGGTGCTGACTATATTGCAACTGGGCACTATGCTCAAATTCGGAATGTTCCGTCCGCTGAAACAGGAGAAAAATTTCAATTGCTTAAGAGCAAAGATAGTAATAAAGACCAATCATACTTTTTATGCACGCTAAATCAGTTTCAGCTTTCAAAAACACTTTTTCCAGTCGGAAGTTATTCTAAGACAAATATTCGGTCCATTGCAAAAAAGATTGGGCTATCGACTCATGATAAGAAAGACAGTCAGGGTATTTGTTTTATCGGTGAAGTTGATTTGAGAGAATTTCTAAAAATCCGCATAAAAGAAAATCCCGGTGAAATTAGAACAACAACCGGTGAAATTATCGGCAAACACATCGGATTGCCGTTTTACACCATTGGGCAAAGAAAAGGAATAAATATTGGGGGCGGTATTCCGTATTATGTTGTGGCAAAAGATTCAAACGCAAATGAACTGATTGTTGCAAAAGGTAGTCTTAATCCGAAATTATTTTGCAGGACACTAACAGCGGATAACATTCATTGGATCGATCGTGAGCCAAAATACCCTTACAAATGCACGGCAAAAATAAGATACCGGCAGACAGACCAAAAGGTTACAATTACAAAAGTAGGTAAAAATGTTTTGTTCGCTGAATTTAATGAAAAGCAGAGGGCAATAACCCCCGGCCAATCAATTGTATTTTACGATCGCAACGTTCTAATTGGAAGCGCTGTGATAACTTGA
- the rpmJ gene encoding 50S ribosomal protein L36, with the protein MKVRASVKKMCMKCKVTRRKGRVVVKCENPKHKQRQG; encoded by the coding sequence ATGAAAGTACGCGCTTCAGTAAAAAAAATGTGCATGAAATGCAAGGTAACTCGCCGAAAAGGTAGAGTGGTTGTTAAATGCGAAAATCCTAAACATAAACAACGACAAGGATAA
- the rplQ gene encoding 50S ribosomal protein L17 yields MRHKKAKGILDRKKSPRKALMNSMAQSLILHEKLTITATKAKLLRSYVEKMITLAKTENVVNRRTIMKSLDTEKAVKKLFLLGARFKERPGGYTRISKIGNRKGDNAPTVRIELVLQNEKEK; encoded by the coding sequence ATGAGACATAAAAAAGCAAAAGGAATTTTAGATCGTAAAAAGTCACCACGCAAAGCTTTAATGAATAGCATGGCTCAGAGTTTGATTTTGCATGAAAAGCTGACAATTACAGCAACCAAGGCAAAACTGCTTAGATCTTACGTAGAAAAAATGATTACATTAGCTAAAACAGAAAATGTTGTTAATAGGAGAACTATAATGAAGTCATTGGATACGGAAAAGGCAGTGAAAAAGCTTTTTCTGCTAGGTGCAAGATTTAAGGAGAGACCGGGCGGATATACCAGAATATCGAAAATTGGCAACAGAAAGGGAGATAATGCTCCTACAGTAAGAATTGAATTAGTATTACAAAATGAAAAAGAAAAATAA
- the rpsI gene encoding 30S ribosomal protein S9: protein MKRDYLFAVGRRKASIARVRLYQKKDGEMEVNDKKMEVYFPTANLQKIVRMPLELVSLNPGQITIRVLGGGKHGQAESVRLGIARLLEKYNPELRSQLKKAGFLKRDPRVKERKKYGLKKARRAPQWAKR from the coding sequence ATTAAACGTGACTATCTTTTTGCGGTTGGTAGAAGAAAAGCATCTATTGCCAGAGTAAGACTGTATCAGAAAAAAGATGGCGAAATGGAAGTTAATGATAAAAAGATGGAGGTATATTTTCCGACTGCAAATTTACAGAAAATTGTCAGAATGCCACTTGAATTAGTTAGTCTGAATCCAGGACAAATCACTATCAGAGTGCTGGGTGGTGGCAAGCATGGTCAAGCTGAAAGTGTTAGATTGGGTATTGCCAGATTACTGGAAAAGTATAACCCAGAACTGAGATCACAGTTAAAGAAAGCGGGCTTCCTGAAACGTGATCCAAGAGTGAAAGAAAGAAAGAAATACGGTTTAAAGAAAGCAAGAAGAGCCCCACAATGGGCAAAAAGATAA
- the rpsK gene encoding 30S ribosomal protein S11, with protein sequence MATAKPIKRKKKNRVLTTGKVHIQATYNNTIITLTDPAGAVVAWASSGLSGFKGPKKATPYAAGVIVRSLLEKVADCGLREVDVYVKGVGNGREAAIRAFSAQGITILSIKDVTPIPHNGPRSRKPRRV encoded by the coding sequence ATGGCAACTGCAAAACCTATAAAACGAAAGAAAAAGAACAGAGTACTAACCACCGGAAAAGTACATATTCAGGCTACTTATAATAATACAATTATCACATTAACTGATCCTGCGGGTGCTGTAGTTGCTTGGGCTTCATCCGGACTTTCCGGTTTCAAGGGTCCAAAAAAAGCGACTCCGTATGCTGCGGGTGTAATCGTCCGTAGTTTACTGGAAAAAGTAGCAGATTGCGGATTGAGAGAAGTTGATGTCTATGTAAAAGGAGTGGGTAACGGGCGGGAAGCAGCTATCCGTGCATTTAGTGCGCAGGGTATCACAATATTGTCGATCAAAGATGTTACACCAATTCCTCACAACGGTCCAAGATCACGTAAACCAAGGAGAGTATAA
- a CDS encoding alanine--tRNA ligase has product MKEQQLRNKFLEYFKDKNHAIISPASLIPENDPSVLFTTAGMHPLVPYLLGQSHPEGKRLVNFQKCIRTVDIDEVGDDWHLTFFEMLGNWSLGDYFKDDAIKWSFEFLVKNLSIPVNKLAVTVFKGDEDAPLDNDSYELWKKCGIDEKNIYMYGKEENWWGPAGTTGPCGPDTEIFYITDRKPCGENCQPSCSCGKYAEIWNNVFMEYNKNTSGEYEPMAQKNVDTGMGMERMVAIYSGKETVFEIDMFARVLEDIRKLSKKSSNTSERIIADHIRSACFILHEGIVPSNIDQGYVLRRLIRRAIRQARKLGIENYFTRQLAETIIESHKDAYPEIVENSKFILEELQREEENFAKTLQNGLKVFEKELGIFSISDQKKKKFSGKTAFYLYQTYGFPIEMIAEELKEHNIEIDQDQFDMEYRKHQQLSRKGAEKKFAGGLIDHSEETVKLHTATHLLHKALRLILGDHVAQKGSNITPERLRFDFSHSQKLLPEEIVQVENLVNEQIKRELPVKFTEITLEEAKKKNAIGLFESKYGERVKVYEVGDFSMEVCGGPHVNNTKELGNFKIISEQAVSAGIRRIKAKVE; this is encoded by the coding sequence ATGAAAGAACAGCAACTGCGTAATAAATTCTTAGAGTATTTCAAGGACAAAAACCATGCGATTATTAGTCCGGCTTCTTTGATTCCGGAAAATGACCCGTCTGTATTGTTCACAACTGCCGGTATGCATCCTTTAGTGCCCTATTTACTTGGTCAATCACACCCTGAAGGCAAGCGCCTGGTTAATTTTCAAAAATGCATTCGGACTGTAGACATTGATGAAGTTGGTGATGACTGGCATCTTACTTTTTTTGAGATGCTTGGCAACTGGTCATTAGGTGATTATTTCAAAGATGACGCGATAAAGTGGAGTTTTGAATTTCTGGTGAAAAATCTTAGTATTCCGGTGAATAAATTGGCTGTTACCGTGTTTAAAGGTGATGAAGATGCTCCCCTTGATAATGACAGTTATGAATTATGGAAAAAGTGCGGTATTGATGAAAAGAATATTTATATGTACGGAAAGGAAGAAAACTGGTGGGGTCCCGCCGGCACAACAGGACCATGCGGACCGGATACAGAAATATTTTATATAACTGACCGCAAGCCTTGTGGTGAAAATTGTCAGCCGAGCTGTAGCTGCGGGAAATATGCTGAGATTTGGAATAACGTATTCATGGAATACAATAAAAATACTAGTGGCGAATATGAACCAATGGCCCAGAAAAATGTTGACACCGGGATGGGTATGGAAAGGATGGTCGCAATCTATAGCGGAAAGGAAACTGTATTTGAAATTGATATGTTTGCCCGGGTACTTGAGGATATCCGAAAATTATCGAAAAAATCGAGTAATACATCAGAACGGATAATAGCTGACCATATTAGATCCGCCTGTTTCATTCTGCATGAGGGAATTGTGCCTTCCAATATTGATCAGGGTTATGTCTTGCGCAGACTGATCAGACGAGCGATCAGGCAGGCAAGAAAATTGGGAATAGAAAATTATTTTACAAGACAACTGGCTGAAACAATTATTGAATCACACAAAGATGCATATCCGGAGATTGTTGAAAATTCTAAATTTATTTTAGAGGAACTACAGAGAGAAGAGGAAAATTTTGCTAAAACGCTGCAAAACGGATTAAAAGTCTTTGAAAAGGAGCTGGGTATTTTTAGCATTTCGGATCAAAAGAAAAAAAAGTTCTCAGGAAAAACCGCTTTTTATCTATACCAAACATACGGTTTTCCGATTGAAATGATCGCAGAGGAATTGAAAGAGCATAATATTGAAATTGACCAAGATCAGTTCGATATGGAATACCGTAAACATCAGCAGCTTTCCAGGAAAGGTGCGGAAAAAAAATTTGCCGGTGGATTAATAGACCATTCAGAGGAAACTGTGAAGCTTCACACTGCAACTCACTTATTACATAAGGCACTTCGCCTCATTTTAGGTGATCATGTAGCACAAAAAGGCAGTAATATAACTCCAGAGCGCCTGAGATTTGATTTTTCCCATTCCCAGAAGCTTTTGCCGGAAGAAATTGTTCAGGTTGAAAATCTAGTAAATGAACAAATTAAGCGAGAATTGCCGGTAAAATTCACTGAAATAACTTTAGAAGAAGCAAAAAAGAAGAATGCAATCGGTCTGTTTGAGTCAAAATATGGGGAAAGAGTCAAAGTATATGAAGTGGGTGATTTTAGTATGGAAGTATGTGGTGGACCGCACGTAAACAATACAAAAGAGTTGGGTAACTTTAAAATAATTAGCGAGCAGGCTGTATCAGCTGGAATTAGAAGAATAAAAGCCAAGGTTGAATAG